One Triticum dicoccoides isolate Atlit2015 ecotype Zavitan chromosome 4B, WEW_v2.0, whole genome shotgun sequence genomic window carries:
- the LOC119293810 gene encoding zinc finger protein 8-like: MGGGGGGRGGGGGGGAASVREPHDFGNVASFSELPFLRSGAPPRESPNSGIRLFGIDVPHASPEGRIKEATAASSATPSATTQSSSGAAITAASAAPDSNRKFECHYCCRHFPTSQALGGHQNAHKRERQHAKRVQMQSAMAAAAAAAGSAHHHHLLGYPQHRFGATLYPSWTMVSGGVSYGQQFYRGIGSVGQPINRNPLPEAQWRRPLAAHANMGMPLAGERQPVTLHMFGEEQRASPSLGAASTSSSSLLLSPQGQSACEQPATTAAPEGVSLDLHL; encoded by the coding sequence atgggcggcggcggcggaggcagaggcggtggtggcggtggtggcgcgGCGAGCGTGCGGGAGCCTCATGACTTTGGCAACGTTGCATCCTTCTCCGAGTTGCCATTCCTGCGCTCCGGCGCTCCTCCACGAGAAAGCCCCAACTCTGGCATTCGTCTCTTTGGCATTGACGTCCCGCATGCATCACCTGAGGGAAGAATTAAAGAAGCCACCGCTGCCAGCAGCGCGACCCCTTCTGCCACCACGCAGAGCAGCAGTGGAGCTGCCATCACCGCTGCAAGCGCCGCCCCGGACAGCAACCGCAAGTTCGAGTGCCACTACTGCTGCAGGCATTTCCCGACGTCACAGGCTCTCGGCGGCCACCAGAACGCGCACAAGCGCGAGCGGCAGCACGCGAAGCGGGTGCAGATGCAGTCAGCGATGGCCGCGGCAGCAGCGGCTGCTGGCAGTGCGCACCACCACCATCTCCTTGGCTACCCGCAGCACCGCTTCGGTGCGACATTGTACCCGTCGTGGACCATGGTGAGTGGCGGTGTCTCCTATGGCCAGCAGTTCTACAGAGGGATCGGGTCGGTCGGTCAGCCGATCAACAGGAACCCCCTGCCTGAGGCGCAGTGGAGGAGGCCGCTGGCTGCGCATGCCAACATGGGCATGCCGTTGGCTGGAGAGCGGCAGCCGGTCACGCTGCACATGTTTGGAGAAGAGCAGAGAGCTTCCCCTTCTCTTGGGGcggcctccacctcctcttcctcttTACTGCTCTCCCCGCAAGGTCAGTCTGCTTGCGAGCAGCCAGCCACCACCGCAGCACCCGAGGGTGTGAGCTTAGATTTGCATCTATAA
- the LOC119291197 gene encoding pentatricopeptide repeat-containing protein ATP4 homolog, chloroplastic-like — protein MASLPICPSSPSSFLSWPHRPISLSFQPKNHSSSASPAAAHVSVQDSPPPPTPAPPSDPGQNPKISSTARFLWVNPNSPRAAELARARAGSGRRARLAAAAAALAACEPAEALVAAALEAAFPGAPSEQDAAIVLNTAAGNPATAVLALRWFLENAEVRSKVILYNVVFKVLRKRRRWSETEALWDVMLRDGVQPDNTTFSTVISCARACGPPGKAVEWFEKMPESGCSPDMLTYSVVIDAYGRAGDAEMALRLYDRARSERCQLDPVICATVIKVHSTSGNFDGALNVFEEMKAVGVKPNLVVYNTVLDAMGRAMRPWVVKTIHREMVSQKVQPNRATYCCLLQAYTRARYGEDAMIVYRKMKDEVMDIDVVLYNMLLSMCADIGYVDEAEEIFRDMKSSMDTKCKPDSWTYSSMVTLYSCTGNVPGAEAILKEMAEAGFKPNIFILTSLIRCYGKAGCTDDVVRSFGMLEDLKITPDDRFCGCLLTVAADTPVEELGKVVDCIDRSNAELGTVVKLLADRKASTESFKEAARGILSGARGVVKMPYCNCLMDLCVNLEQMEKACALLDAALQLDIYSNVQTRTQTQWSLHLRGLSVGAALTTLHVWMNDLYTTLQSGEELPPLLGIHTGEGRNMYSDKGLASVFESHLKELDAPFHGAPDKAGWFLTTSVAAKHWLEAKKSSELVTV, from the coding sequence ATGGCTTCCCTACCCATCTGCCCAtcgtccccttcctccttcctctcaTGGCCGCACCGCCCAATCTCGCTCTCCTTCCAGCCCAAGAAccactcctcctccgcctcgccggcCGCCGCACATGTCTCCGTCCAGGACTCGCCGCCCCCTCCGACCCCGGCGCCTCCCTCCGACCCCGGCCAGAACCCCAAGATTTCCAGCACTGCGAGGTTCCTCTGGGTCAACCCCAACAGCCCGCGCGCCGCCGAACTCGCCCGCGCGcgcgccggatccggccgccgGGCCCGCCTCGCCGCCGCAGCCGCAGCGCTCGCCGCGTGCGAGCCCGCCGAGGCGCTCGTCGCCGCCGCGCTCGAGGCCGCCTTCCCCGGGGCCCCCTCCGAGCAGGACGCCGCCATCGTGCTCAATACGGCCGCCGGCAACCCAGCCACCGCGGTGCTCGCGCTGCGCTGGTTCCTGGAGAACGCCGAGGTTCGCAGCAAGGTCATCCTCTACAACGTCGTGTTCAAGGTGCTGCGCAAGCGGCGGCGCTGGAGCGAGACGGAGGCGCTCTGGGACGTGATGCTGCGGGACGGCGTGCAGCCGGACAACACCACCTTCTCGACCGTCATCAGCTGCGCGCGCGCCTGCGGCCCGCCCGGCAAGGCCGTggagtggttcgagaagatgcCGGAGTCAGGGTGCTCGCCGGACATGCTCACCTACTCGGTCGTGATCGACGCATACGGCCGAGCCGGGGACGCCGAGATGGCACTCCGCTTATACGACCGTGCCCGGTCTGAGAGATGCCAGCTCGACCCTGTCATATGCGCCACGGTGATCAAAGTGCACTCCACCAGCGGCAACTTCGACGGCGCGCTCAACGTGTTTGAGGAAATGAAGGCCGTTGGCGTCAAGCCAAACCTGGTCGTGTACAACACCGTGCTGGACGCCATGGGCCGTGCCATGCGGCCATGGGTAGTGAAGACCATCCACAGGGAGATGGTCAGCCAGAAGGTGCAGCCCAATAGAGCAACCTACTGTTGTCTCCTGCAGGCGTACACCAGGGCACGCTACGGCGAGGACGCGATGATCGTGTACCGGAAGATGAAGGACGAGGTGATGGACATCGACGTGGTGCTGTACAACATGCTCCTGTCAATGTGCGCTGACATCGGCTACGTCGACGAGGCCGAGGAGATCTTCCGAGACATGAAGTCGTCCATGGACACCAAGTGCAAGCCTGATAGCTGGACCTACTCATCAATGGTGACACTATATTCCTGCACTGGCAATGTCCCTGGTGCAGAGGCCATACTGAAGGAGATGGCAGAGGCAGGTTTCAAGCCCAACATCTTCATCCTCACGTCGCTCATCCGGTGCTACGGTAAAGCGGGGTGCACTGACGATGTTGTCAGGTCGTTCGGCATGCTAGAGGACCTCAAAATCACGCCCGACGACCGGTTCTGCGGCTGCCTTCTTACCGTGGCAGCGGATACGCCGGTGGAGGAGCTCGGCAAGGTGGTTGACTGCATCGACAGAAGCAATGCCGAGCTTGGCACCGTGGTGAAGCTCCTGGCGGACAGGAAAGCCTCCACTGAATCCTTCAAGGAGGCAGCCAGGGGCATCCTGAGCGGCGCCCGTGGCGTGGTGAAGATGCCCTACTGCAACTGCTTGATGGACCTGTGCGTGAACCTGGAGCAGATGGAGAAAGCCTGCGCGCTCCTCGACGCCGCGCTGCAGCTCGACATCTACAGCAACGTGCAGACGAGGACGCAGACGCAGTGGTCGCTGCACCTCAGAGGCCTCTCGGTCGGCGCCGCCCTGACCACTCTCCATGTCTGGATGAACGACCTGTACACGACGCTTCAGAGCGGCGAAGAGCTGCCACCGCTGCTCGGAATCCACACAGGGGAGGGGAGGAACATGTACTCCGACAAAGGGCTGGCCTCCGTGTTCGAGTCGCATCTCAAGGAGCTCGACGCGCCCTTCCATGGCGCTCCCGACAAGGCCGGCTGGTTCCTGACGACGAGCGTTGCTGCCAAGCACTGGCTGGAGGCAAAGAAGTCGTCAGAGCTAGTCACCGTGTAA